ttgaagacgattgtataacagtatagcttagaaggggtgacagtgtgattttgaaaaccttgtggctcacagtccttttatccagtgtatggatggatgagtaaaaaatggggacaaaaactaaatgaaaaatagggtggagggggggaatgatttgggtgttcttttttacttttattttttattcttattttcactttttctggtacaagaaaaatgtttaaaaatagattggggtgatgaatgcacaattatgtgatagtactgtgaacaattgaatgtacactttggatgattgtatggtatgtgaatatatctcaataaaattgaataaaaaaaactgACAGGTTTGGACTCAAGGCTAGGCTTTGGTCCTGGTGGAATACCAACAAGATCCAGAAATAGTCTATTTTATGTTGGGTCCCTTTTGTATAGCAGGCCCTGTGAAAGCCCTTCATTTCTCTAATCTCTTTTCACTCTCATGACAGCCCTGTGAGATATGttaaagtgatttgcccaaggtcagatAGCCAGTAAGTGGCcaagttgtgattttttttaaattattattttagtaacatatatactacctaaaatttccccttttaaccacattcagatatataattcagtagtgttaattacattcacagtgttgtgccaccgTCACTGTCATCCATTAccgaaacttttccatcatccataACAGacattctgtaccaattaagtactatctccattccctaccccttccctggcccctggtaacctgtattctggtttctgactctattgagtttgcttattctaattattttatatcaatgagatcatataatatttgtccttttgtgtctcccTTACTTCACGCAACTTGAtatcttcagggtttatccactttgtcagaacttcattccttttcacagctgcataatattccattgagtgtgtatatcacattttgcttatccattcgttggttgatggacacttgggttgcttccgtcttttggctattgtgaataatgctgctatgaacactggtgtgtaaACATCTGTTTGATAtctgcttttgattcttttggcatatacctagaagtgggattgctgagttatatggtaattctgtacttaactttctgaggaaccatcaaaccaTTTTTcacggtggctgcaccattttacattccaccaacaatgaacaagggtgcctctttctccacatcatctctaacacttaagttttctagttttttaatAGTACCCACTCTAGTGGGTATGacattatatctcattgtggttttgatttgcatttctgtaatggctaatgatgttgaggatctttttatgtgttttttggccatttttatatcttctttggagaaatgggttttcataccttttgccaattttttgattggttttttttttgttgttgttgagttgtaggatttctttatataatctggatcttaaacccttattggatatgtggtttccaaacattttctccaattTGTAGGTTGactctttactttcatgatgaagtcttttgatgaaaaaaagtttttaattttgatgaagttccatttattttttatttgttgctgatgctttgggtgtaaagtctaagaaaccattgccaaacacaaggtctgaagatgcttccctatattttcttctagttttacagtcttggttcttatatttagggccttgatccattttgagttaatttttgtgtatggtgtgagataggagtcctccttcattctttcgtatatggatatccagttttcccagcattatTTGTTGGCAGCACAAAAGTTCTTGATTTCAATGtccaatttctctctcttctattttgtcacttgtgcttttgatgCTGTATTACTACTGTTTTTTTAAGGGAGGGTTGGTTAAGCTTTGGTTTTAAGattcagtagcagagagaatgGTGATATCAATAACAGTTATAAAATGCAGAAGGGAAAGAGTGCGTATTTCAGGGATTAGAAGTACTTGAGTCACAGAAAGCAGTGAATTCCATTTTGGATATGCTGATTTTAAGTTATAGAGAGGACAAGTAGAGAAATAGATACCAAGTTGACAGCTGGAAATACAGGTTTGGAGCAAAGGAAAGAAGTTTGGATATGTAGGAGAACTGGGAGGAATCCTTTTAGAATTGACAAGAACCTGCAGAAATAGATGAGATCCACTCACAACGTCTAGAAGTAAAGAAAAAGGAGGCCATCAGATCATCTACATGGCTTTTTGAGAGTGTGTGAAGGagtatttggaggaaaaaaacagaacagcTTAACAAATGCCAATGATgagaggtttttatttttgtttggggGATGAGTATATTTGTGGACTAAGTGGAAGGAACTTGTGGAAAAGGAGAGATGAATGATCAGTGGGATTTATTAATTGATGGGACAAAGTCTTTGCATATTTCTGTAGATGGGGGAACTATCAGTAGAAGAATTAGCCTTCCTAAATTGTTTCACCACAgccctatttttatttatttatttatttatttatttatttatttatttatttaatttttgaggcAAATTTCCTAACATACTGCAGTGCAGTATTTGAGACATCAGTTTGGGAAACGATGATGTAGTCCATGCATCTCAAGGCCAGGGATCTTATTCATCTCTGAGGTGTAGCCCCTGGAACATAGAAGTTCTGGTAATGGTAGGTGGGTggatgaaggaaggaaatgaagagaGTCCTATCATCCTGATACAGGAGGTGAGGTAGTAAGGATGGGGGTGGATGCAGGTAGTGAAGGTGAGGAGAGAAGCTGAAGTTCACTGTGAGGCGCTACCATCCCCTTAATTAACCAGGAGACGATCTTGATTGCTAAGAACAAGTTGGGGGAGGCTCCACTGTCAGCCTTTGCTCcctcattcttttacatgtatttttattacATATGTAAAGCATGACTACTTTGTCACTGTCAACATTTGAGCAGCACACCCTGCTGATCATTAACATCATTTATTGTGTTCCCAGTTGATGCTTTCAGAGTGGCTAATTGATGTCCCTTCAGATTTGGGTCAGGAATGGATTATGGTCGTGTGCCCCGTTGGAAAAAGAGCCCTCATCGTGGCCTCTGGAGTGAGTagctgcctcctgccccctgggCCATCCTGCTTGGTCTGTGCATGCCTTTGCTTGGGCTGTGCCTTCGTGGTTGTGTGCACTGGTATGGGACAGTTGAAGAGATTCCTTCCACTCCATGTTCCTTAGCTGCCACAGCAGCTCTGTCTGGGGTGGGGATAGAAACCCTTTCCTGCAGGAGGGATTTGTTAAGATCCATCTTTGACATTCGTGCAGAATGGGAGCGCAAGAAGGTGAGGAGGCCTTGGTGCCTAATGAGGTTGGTAACTTTCTCTCCACACAGGGCTCCACAAGTGCCTACACCAAGAGTGGTTGCTGTGTCAACagattttcttcccttctgccaGGAGGCAACAGGCGAAACTCAGCCATGGCAAAAAGTATCTATGTAAAATGtctatttattgttttataatcAGTAAAGACAGTATAAGTTGCTTGGTGAATTGCTTTAAAGACCCACTTTGAAAGCATACCTTTGAAACTGCACATCAACACTGTCCTAGCCACCAGACTCGGGCCATCCCCTCTAAGGACAGGCCTCCTCAGCTGCAGAATAGATGCAGCCCTGTAAGCCTGCTGGGCAATAAATTTCTGACTTAAAGTCAACACTTCTTTCCCATGGTCTTTCATTATGGGGTAACAGATGCATTTCCTTGGGGCAAGATCCCTCAGAGAATGCCAAGTGTAAAGGTACAGCAAGCATTCACTGCCAgattcccttttctccttcttagCTTATCCCTCCCACCTGGGCCCAGCTGAGGAAACTACGATTATGGAGACTAAATAACCTGCCCATGAGGAAGTGGCAGAACTGAGCCCTGAACCTGTTCTCTTCCCTACCTGCTCAGGCTCAGGCTTCTTTTGTGGTTCCTTGTGCTTTCTGTACAGAGTGCAGGCTTCTTTCTTGGCTTTTAGAGCCTTTCACAAGCAGGCTTTGGCCCACCTATCCTCACTTCTTTCCCCTACTTGCCATACCCACCCTCAGTTCTGTTCAGCTGGCTTTCCTCGTTGCTGCCCACATGTGCCCAGTTCATTCtacttttgggccttttctccagCTACTTCAGtactccctccttctcccctctgTCCTATTTAAATCCTGTTGATTCCAGAAGACTCTGTTCATACTTGTTTCTTCCATGAAGCATTTTCTGCTGCTCcagtcttctccttctggaactcctgtTGCTCCTAGTTTGTGCTGTATAATTCAgccctcagttctttgctctgAGAATATCTTCTCTCCTTAACTGGATTGTGGCTTCCTTCAAGGGAAGGATTTCCTATTCCTCACATAATATAACATGGTGTCCATGAAAGGAACTCAAAAAGTAGTTGTAAACTAAAATGGAAGATTACTTGCTTTCAAACTTGTGAGCAAATTCAGAATTCCCCCTTGGCTTAAGGATGCCTTGATCCCTCTTGTCCATCCTACTTCATGTTGCCCTAAAGCTGCACCAGGTAGCTTGGAAGGGTTGAGAAGAATTCTCACCCCAACAAATCCTTAGTCTTTACTCCTTTGGGTACCTGAAGTGCTGGTAACTACTGCAAACTCTGAGGATTGTTGCACTGTGAGACGGAGCTCCCTAGATTATGGTGGAGGGACCCCTGTTTGAGAGGGGAACCTTGTACTGACTTTTTTGCTTTGTGTCCCCAGACTACACCATTCTGGACTGCATTTATAGTGAGGTGAACCAGACCTACTATGTTCTGGATGTGATGTGCTGGCGGGGCCATCCTTTTTATGACTGCCAGGTAAGGACTGATGCTCCCCTCTTGCTTTTCCTGTCTTCCTCTCCTCTCAGGAGAGTGGCTCAGCATGTGGGTTTGGTATGTGACCAGTTTCTCAGTGTGTACAGGATGTGGTATGTCAAGGATATTATCTAATGTTCCTTGCATCTTAATCTTTGAGTGTGTTTAAATtagctttgtttttaaaaaaggagatagAAAGGACTAAGGGAGGTGTAGGAATTCTtgaggggagggaagagaaacGGAGCAGAGGGGTAGGCTGGGATTTTGTAGCAGCTGCAGCCACCCCCTCACCTCTCTCCTGAGTGTGGGTGGATTGCTGGCAGGGCACAAGGAAGAGAAGGTGGAATGTAAGGCACCATCAAGTAGAATCCTACAGCCTCTCACTCTTCAACCACACCCCGACCCTGAAAGTGGCAGGGCCTCCTTGGTATGGCCTTCTTGAATCCCTGAGGGGCTAACTTTGGAAAGAGGCTCTCCAAATGAAAAGAGAGCCCAATATCCTCCCCCCAAGTTTCACTTTTCCCCCTCCACCCCCTGAGTTTTTCTCCTATTGGTGATTCTTCCAAGTGACAGCAGCAGTCATCAGGCCGGGCCTGGGTTAGCCCCACTGGCCTCTGTCTGTTAGCAGAtcccacccccccattattgtGCCAGTTTCATAGTGGTGGTTTTTGTGCTCGCTACCAGTCCCTGTCAAATAGTTATCACAGTGGTTCTCAGTGTGTGGTCGCTGGACCAAGAGTTTCAGAAAGTTgttaagaaatgcaaattctcagacctGAGTCAGAAACTATGGGGATAGAGCTTATGGGGATGCAGGCTCAAGTGTGAGAACCACTGGGTTATCTTCACAGGCTGCTTCTTTCCATGGCCATTACCCCAGGCTGGTTTTCCAAATCATGTGAAGTGGTGGTACTTCAGCATTCTAAGGTGCAGTTCATTCAAACAATAACAGCCAAGATTTACATTGCTAAGCGCTTTGTGATTATCATCTGATTGAATCTCTTATGACAACCCTATAgaaagatggaagcagagagCCAAGGTGTTAAGTACCTTGCCCAAGTACATGGACAGGCCTAAAACTGAGAACTCATAATTCAGTCCAGTACTGCTGtcttattttcctttaactctaTTGAGGATGTTTCACAATTTCAAATGATTTTCGTAATTAAATCTACccatatatctatatttataatgtaaataaaagactgtatgtgtaaaatatttcaaaaagtaaaataaaatttaaaagaaaaggccCTAAATAACTGCATAAGGGTATAATATCATTAATTCAGAGAATAAAGTAGTTTCTGAAAAGTTAGAACCATATAATAGTTTCTGATTTTcaggattaaaataaaacaaaggttaACATAATGTGCTTTGGGGTTGGACAGTCTGGTTCCCACAGAGCTTTCTCTGTGTACCTggacaagtgacttaacctctctgagccttagggacctcacctgtaaaatggagataatggttGTGCAGCCCTCagagggtggttgtgaggattaataaGATTCTGTGTGTAAAGCCCTAGCAGGTAACATGACATATAGTAGGACTTCAGTGATAAATGTTGTCTTTACTGTTATTAATAATCCTACTGAATTTTAAGAACaaaaatcttcaaagattctCTAAAGGTCTTCTTGATCTTGTGGCAGTGTTTTAAGGAAAAGGGGATAACAGCAGAAAGGCTTAGGTCTTTGTAAATCAGGTGGGTATTTGGAATGGCATGTCTCTGTTCATATTAGAGTTTGACATGAGCAATATTtcatcttcctccctctcttccctatGGCAGACTGATTTCCGATTCTACTGGATACATTCAAAGTTACCTGAAGAAGAAGGACTGGGAGAGAAAACCAAGTTCAATCCCGTAAGGCCTGGTATTAAGATCACAGAGTTCTTAATAGGGGTTGGTTTGgattgaataaaattatttttagaggGAGTATGGCATAATGGAAAGAGGTTGGGCTTTAGCAGTCTTCCAGATCTGAATTCCAAGTCTGGCTTTGAGGATCATAGGTCAAGTTAATAACCTCAATTGGCCTTaatttcctcaattgtaaaatggAGTTGATAACACCTACATTATAGGGTTGTTTTAAGAACCACCAAAtggtataatatatatacaagtCCTCCTCGTGCCTACTTAGAGTAGGCACCCAAGAAATAGTGCTTGATGTGCAATAGTAATAACCGCTTCTATTAATGCTGCTATTTGGAATTCTAatacagtgtttctcaaactttaggaTGTATCTGCATCACCTGCAGGATTGTTAAAATTTAGATTCCTGGGCCTCACCTCCAGgttttctgattcagtagggctGGAGTagacctgagaatttgcatttctaactagTTCTTCAGTGATACTGATGCTGTTGCTGCTAGTCTGTGACCaccactttgaaaaccactgctcttGCTCTGAGCTGGGAGTGCCCTCTTCTAGTCAATCCCCTCATTTCACAAGTGAGAATATAGTTCAGAGGGGGGCTGCCTTACCCAAGGTCCCACAGGATGACAACCCAAGTGCCTTGGCTATCTGCTCAATGATTTACATATGTGACAGCTATTTTCAGGGCATTGTATTAGCCGAGCCCTGCAGACTGGCATTTGCTTGGAAtgcttatacattttttaaaggcaGTTGGACAGCCAGTTACAGGAGAATAAATGGAGTCAGTAATTACGGTGGTGTTATCAGTCAGGTGTTAGAAGGACGTATGCATTGAAGCAGGGGAATGTGGAAGCTGCTGTCCCTGAGTTACTGTTCTAAGTGCTCTCTGTGTATTATCTTGGTGAGTCCACAcagcaaccctatgaagtagatacTTTCATTATCgcattttatagatggaaaaaCCAAGGCATATGGAGATAAAATGATTGGAACCCAGGCAGGCTGACTTTAGAGTTTGTAATCCTAATCACTCTGTTACACTGCTTTAGTCTGAAATCCTTGTGTATGTGAAGAAGGCCTCTCTACCCCTTTTGTAGGGGCAGTTGTCATAGCAAGAATAACACAAATCCCTCAACCTGGTACAGTCATGTGGTTCTCAGTTCTGATATGCATGTTAAAATTGACTGGagaccttaaaaaaagaaaaacctctatCCAGACCagttgaatcagaatctctggggtgagGCCTGGGTGTCAGTGATTCTTAAAAGCTCTCTGGGTGATTCTCAATGTATAGGTAAGGTTGAGGATCACTGACCCAGTAGTTCTGAGGGTAGATGAAGGGGAGGGAATGAGGAAGAATCAGACAgaaaacttttatatatatatatgtatttagctttTCAATTGCAGGAACCAAATACCAATTTGTAACGTGTATTAATTACTTTGTTCTAATTTATATTTCAGTTTAAATTTGTGGGACTAAAGAATTTCCCATGTACCCCTGAGAGCTTATGTAAGGTGCTGTCTATGGATTTCCCTTTTGAGGTAATAAAATCATTGTCTTTATTGTTGTGATATGACTGTTAGATACAGGGAGACTTGGTTACACTGAGACTTAAGGCATGCTCTGGATTTGCTTTGTAAAAGCATTAGAAAAATGCTAAAAGCTGATTCCTAGGAAAGAATGTGCTTGCTGTGCTCCAGAGCCTCAGTTCTGCTCTGCTGGATTGGTTGCTGTGTCTTTTAGCACCAGCAATGCACTTAGGGTTTGAGATAAGTCAGAAAATGCCAGAACTGGAAGGGCCTTAAAGGACAACTCATGCAACGCcctaattttacagatggagaaactgaggaccagagagggGCAAGGACTTCCATTCCCAGGTCCTTCTTATATGTCTCTTCCTGCTACAAGTGTGAGAACCAGGCTCCTTGTTTGACTGCCACAGCTAGTTGTAAAGTGGGACTTCTTTGATTTATAGACACTGTGGATGTGGCCCCTAGCTTTTTCTTCCTCCAAAGAGTAAATGATACCTGGGGATGGCAAGGCTTGCTGAGGAATGGGATGAGAGTAAGGTGACCAGCTcgtcccagtttgcccaggatTTTCCCATTTTTAGCACTGAAAATCCTGTGTCCTCAGAAACCCCTTAGTCCTGGGCAGTCTTTTATTATCCTCAGGACCTAAAGTTGCCCTCTCCAGGCCCAACAAGCAAACTTTGTTTGCCAATCATACCCTTAAAAATTCTGCCTAGTCACCCTCAAGTATTTGCTTGAACTGGATATGACTTTATTAAAAGAATCACAGCTTCCTGAATGAGGAAATGGCAAAGGCTGAGTTGCCTTCATTTCTGGGAGTCAATTAAGAAGGTGGTAAGAACACCATATTTATTTATAACCCTTATGCCCCAATGACAATAAATGCTTTTTAGAGATGAGTCACTgaatcacagaaaagaaaatgtggtacTGTAGGAGGTCTTCCCGTTGAGAAAAACTGAGTTTCCCAGAACATAGCTTGCAAACAATTTAGGGGGCAGTTCAGGCAGCCAGAAATGGTCTGGGAGCTGGGCTTCTCTAGAAAACCTGTTCGCCTTGTGCTCAGCAGTCTAGTATCTCTGAGGGGCCTGTCCAGTTCCCTGCTTTTCCATGCCTGGAGCACATCTACCACTACAGAGATCTTTGGGTGGTGGAAAGTGTGTGGAATTTGGGGACAGAAGTCCTGGGTTCAAGTTGAATTTCTGCTTCATACTCAACTGTGTATCCTTAGGGAGTCCCCAAAACTCCCTGAGCCCAAGCAACCCCATGTCTCAAACACCCTCATGGTGGGTGAGATGGTATGAAGCACCCTATAAACAGGAAAGTGCTATTAGTGTTTTACTTTCTGGAAGTTTCATTTTCTAGGTCATTTCTTCAATTATAGAAATAGCATGTGTGAGAAATGAGGACTCCTTTTCCTCTGGCAGCGACTCAGAAAAAGGAGTTGGATCATAAGAACTGCCTCTGTGTGTACAGGCACTCCTTGAAACACATAGCCCCAGTCATTTTGATCCCTGTTTTCCCCTCTTGTAGGTAGATGGACTTCTCTTCTACCACAAGCAGACCCACTATAGCCCTGGAAGCACTCCCCTGGTGGGTTGGCTGCGCCCCTACATGGTGTCAGATGTTCTTGGTGTAGCCGTGCCATCTGGCCCACTGACCACCAAGCCAGAATATGCTGGGCATCAGCTCCAGCAGATTATTGAGCACAAGAGGAGCCAGAAGGAAGGCATGAAGGAAAAACTCACACATAATTCCTCTGACAATGGACGCTATGAGTTGGAGCACCTATCTACCCCAAAGCTGATGAGTCCTGCCTGTAGCCTTGACCACCCGGGGAGCCTCATGGAGAACTAAAGAGGGCAACCTCCTTTGGGAGTCACAGGATGGCACCCAGCCGTGAAGGAAAGCTGGGGAGGAGGACAGTGACATTTGGTGGCTTCAATTTACACAGTCCAACTGGAAACCAGCTCATCTCCTATCTGAAATGCTGGCTCAAACATTTGGGAGGTTTCTAGATGGGGTGATATTAAGTTGAATTGCTCCTACTGTGAAAGTGTATCCCAGATCCACAGTGTAAATATATGTCATTCTTAAGAAGTTGTTTGTGATTCTTTAGCTTTAGGTGGCCATGAGTCTCCCTTACCTCC
The Choloepus didactylus isolate mChoDid1 chromosome 4, mChoDid1.pri, whole genome shotgun sequence DNA segment above includes these coding regions:
- the SNUPN gene encoding snurportin-1 isoform X2; the encoded protein is MEELSQALASSFSVSQDLNSTAAPHPRLSQYKSKYSSLEQSERRRRLLELQKSKRLDYVNHARRLAENDWTGMESEEEEDKKDDEEMDIDAGKKLPKRYANQLMLSEWLIDVPSDLGQEWIMVVCPVGKRALIVASGGSTSAYTKSGCCVNRFSSLLPGGNRRNSAMAKNYTILDCIYSEVNQTYYVLDVMCWRGHPFYDCQTDFRFYWIHSKLPEEEGLGEKTKFNPFKFVGLKNFPCTPESLCKVLSMDFPFEVDGLLFYHKQTHYSPGSTPLVGWLRPYMVSDVLGVAVPSGPLTTKPEYAGHQLQQIIEHKRSQKEGMKEKLTHNSSDNGRYELEHLSTPKLMSPACSLDHPGSLMEN
- the SNUPN gene encoding snurportin-1 isoform X1; protein product: MIGRPPAATAAARETVALTGKMEELSQALASSFSVSQDLNSTAAPHPRLSQYKSKYSSLEQSERRRRLLELQKSKRLDYVNHARRLAENDWTGMESEEEEDKKDDEEMDIDAGKKLPKRYANQLMLSEWLIDVPSDLGQEWIMVVCPVGKRALIVASGGSTSAYTKSGCCVNRFSSLLPGGNRRNSAMAKNYTILDCIYSEVNQTYYVLDVMCWRGHPFYDCQTDFRFYWIHSKLPEEEGLGEKTKFNPFKFVGLKNFPCTPESLCKVLSMDFPFEVDGLLFYHKQTHYSPGSTPLVGWLRPYMVSDVLGVAVPSGPLTTKPEYAGHQLQQIIEHKRSQKEGMKEKLTHNSSDNGRYELEHLSTPKLMSPACSLDHPGSLMEN